One Acinetobacter pullicarnis genomic region harbors:
- a CDS encoding SDR family NAD(P)-dependent oxidoreductase, with translation MLALVTGASSGFGYSIAKELIRQNYKVIGAARRADKLEVIKNELGDNFCALPLDICDTSAQIADKLNRLPSEFAISQIDVLVNNAGLALGLEAAQHAKLDDWYTMVDTNIKGLMTVTSIILPYMVDKHSGLIINMGSIAGTYPYPGGNVYGATKAFVAQFSLNLRADLAGTGVRVCNIEPGLCGGTEFSEVRFKGDLEKVKTLYDNKNPILPEDIANTVAWVVSQPKHININRIELMPTSQSFSPLKVTESTKA, from the coding sequence ATGTTAGCACTTGTCACAGGCGCATCTTCTGGATTTGGATATAGTATTGCCAAAGAATTAATCCGTCAAAACTATAAAGTGATTGGCGCTGCGCGAAGAGCAGATAAGCTAGAAGTGATTAAAAACGAATTAGGCGATAATTTCTGTGCGCTGCCTTTGGATATCTGTGATACATCGGCGCAGATCGCGGATAAGCTGAATCGCCTTCCATCAGAATTTGCAATCAGTCAAATTGATGTATTGGTGAATAATGCAGGTTTGGCCTTAGGGCTAGAAGCGGCTCAGCATGCAAAACTCGATGATTGGTACACCATGGTGGATACCAACATTAAAGGTTTAATGACCGTTACCAGCATCATCCTACCTTATATGGTGGACAAGCATTCAGGCTTAATTATTAATATGGGCTCTATTGCAGGGACATATCCATACCCGGGTGGCAATGTGTATGGTGCAACCAAAGCCTTTGTTGCGCAATTTAGCCTAAACTTAAGAGCAGATCTTGCTGGCACTGGCGTGAGAGTGTGTAATATCGAACCTGGATTGTGTGGCGGAACAGAGTTTTCAGAAGTCCGTTTTAAAGGGGACTTAGAGAAAGTTAAAACGTTATATGACAATAAAAATCCAATTTTGCCAGAAGACATCGCCAATACCGTAGCATGGGTTGTTTCGCAACCGAAGCATATTAATATCAATAGAATCGAACTCATGCCAACCTCTCAATCATTTAGCCCATTAAAAGTGACTGAAAGTACCAAAGCCTAA
- the tusA gene encoding sulfurtransferase TusA → MSVQDLTPHIQLNTRGLRCPEPVMMLHQAIRKSQSGDVVEVFATDNSTSWDIPKFCAHLGHELLLQEELLDADGKKEFHYLIQKG, encoded by the coding sequence ATGTCAGTTCAGGATTTAACACCGCATATTCAGCTTAACACCCGTGGTTTACGCTGCCCTGAGCCGGTCATGATGTTGCATCAAGCCATTCGTAAATCACAGTCAGGTGATGTGGTTGAAGTATTCGCCACTGACAACTCAACTTCATGGGATATCCCTAAGTTTTGTGCACATTTAGGTCACGAATTATTATTACAAGAAGAATTACTCGATGCCGATGGCAAAAAAGAATTTCACTACCTGATTCAAAAGGGCTAA
- a CDS encoding HlyC/CorC family transporter yields MHEESSPSWGMRGLRKWLKVEPETRDELLKLVQDSRRFLESDTVAMLEGVLDLPATKIREVMTPRTAMVSLQEDDQLLDILHVLIESAHSRFPVFSSDQPDNVVGMLLAKDLLPFLSEGSAKIDIRRLMRQPLYVPESARSDQVLRMLKNTQNHIAIVIDEYGTTSGLVTLEDILEEIVGEIEDEHDNADEEGQFIVPDPANTSNTWLVQALTPIEYFNSALNADFSDDEVETVGGLLLQEIGLVSDLQGQMVELDNWQFTIQEADARSIHLIRATRQ; encoded by the coding sequence ATGCACGAGGAATCAAGCCCGTCGTGGGGTATGCGCGGCTTAAGAAAATGGCTTAAAGTCGAACCAGAAACTCGCGACGAACTACTAAAATTAGTACAAGATTCACGTCGTTTTTTAGAATCCGATACAGTTGCAATGCTCGAAGGGGTTTTAGACCTGCCAGCAACCAAAATTCGTGAAGTCATGACCCCGCGTACAGCGATGGTCAGTCTACAAGAAGATGATCAATTACTTGATATTTTGCATGTACTCATTGAGTCTGCACATTCACGTTTTCCGGTGTTTTCTTCGGATCAACCCGACAATGTGGTCGGGATGTTATTGGCCAAAGATCTGCTTCCCTTCCTTTCTGAAGGCAGTGCCAAAATTGATATTCGCCGTCTGATGCGTCAACCGTTATATGTGCCTGAAAGTGCGCGTTCCGATCAGGTTTTGCGCATGCTCAAAAATACGCAAAATCATATTGCAATCGTGATTGATGAATACGGCACGACCTCAGGCTTGGTGACCTTAGAAGATATCCTCGAAGAAATTGTCGGTGAAATTGAAGATGAACATGACAATGCCGACGAAGAAGGCCAGTTTATTGTTCCCGATCCAGCCAACACCAGCAATACTTGGTTGGTACAAGCACTAACGCCAATCGAGTATTTCAACTCAGCACTCAATGCTGACTTCTCAGATGATGAAGTTGAAACGGTTGGTGGATTGCTTCTCCAAGAAATCGGTTTGGTCAGTGATTTACAAGGCCAAATGGTTGAACTCGATAATTGGCAATTTACCATTCAAGAAGCCGATGCACGCAGTATTCATTTGATTAGAGCTACACGTCAATGA
- the lnt gene encoding apolipoprotein N-acyltransferase has product MRQYFDKLLQISASEKPLPLIYPVLIALISGAVFSLALAPYYLWWLAILSPALLYACLRQRAPRQAFAIGWAYGFGLWFVGAFWLYTSIHVYGETNAILSVLLIVIMALVMGLFTAIQTWLYRRFFPETPLTFAPIWVLFEWAKTWVFTGFPWLFAGYAFSERLLDAYAPLFGVFSVSFVVILLACALVEILNKRIFWAVPAAILLLGAWGASHLQFVSAKDEKPLSVSLIQGNIPQDMKWLTEYQGKTLEIYTELSQSEWGRDLIVWPESSIPMFQTDIPGFLQAMNQQAKQSNTAWVTGIPYWDLNDSATQQTPVFFNSLMASGSDTNGLYKKQRLVPFGEYIPLHGLLSWVLPAMQNDPSMSSFSRGSSEQAPLDIKGHPLAAAICYEIAYPNLTRRNAANSDFLVTVSNDAWFTGTAGPWQHLQMVQMRAKENGRWIIRATNTGITAFIDENGHIVKQAPIDQPAVLRGELPAMQGQTWYSRFSDWPILMFSSLLLLLGWFYRPRVIDVSFKSRR; this is encoded by the coding sequence ATGAGACAGTATTTTGACAAGTTGCTGCAAATCTCTGCTTCAGAAAAGCCATTACCCCTGATCTATCCAGTTCTGATCGCACTAATTTCAGGTGCTGTATTTAGTTTGGCTTTGGCTCCCTATTATTTGTGGTGGCTGGCCATTCTATCTCCTGCCCTGCTCTATGCCTGCTTAAGACAACGCGCTCCGCGCCAAGCCTTCGCTATTGGCTGGGCATATGGTTTTGGACTTTGGTTTGTCGGTGCATTTTGGTTATATACCTCAATTCATGTCTATGGTGAAACCAACGCTATCCTAAGCGTGCTCCTCATTGTCATCATGGCGCTGGTCATGGGCCTGTTTACTGCGATTCAAACTTGGCTTTATCGACGTTTCTTTCCAGAAACACCGCTCACTTTCGCACCCATTTGGGTGCTGTTTGAATGGGCAAAAACTTGGGTATTCACAGGCTTTCCATGGCTGTTTGCAGGTTATGCATTTAGTGAGCGTCTACTCGATGCCTATGCACCATTATTTGGGGTGTTTTCAGTTTCGTTTGTGGTCATTCTCTTGGCCTGTGCCTTGGTTGAGATTCTCAACAAACGGATTTTCTGGGCTGTTCCCGCGGCAATCCTGTTGCTCGGTGCTTGGGGTGCGTCACATCTCCAATTTGTTTCTGCCAAAGATGAAAAGCCATTATCGGTGTCTTTAATTCAGGGCAACATTCCACAAGACATGAAATGGTTGACAGAATATCAAGGCAAAACGCTGGAGATTTACACTGAACTGAGTCAAAGCGAATGGGGCCGTGATCTGATTGTCTGGCCTGAATCTTCAATCCCAATGTTTCAAACCGATATTCCTGGTTTTTTACAGGCGATGAATCAACAAGCCAAACAATCGAATACAGCGTGGGTAACGGGTATTCCATATTGGGATTTAAACGATTCGGCGACACAACAAACACCCGTATTTTTTAATAGTCTAATGGCGTCAGGCAGCGATACCAACGGCCTCTATAAAAAGCAACGTTTGGTTCCTTTTGGCGAATATATTCCACTTCATGGTCTGCTCAGTTGGGTACTACCTGCCATGCAAAATGATCCGAGCATGAGTAGTTTTAGTCGCGGTTCATCCGAACAAGCACCACTCGACATCAAAGGTCATCCGCTGGCTGCGGCAATTTGCTATGAAATTGCCTATCCAAATCTAACCCGTCGTAATGCTGCAAATAGTGATTTCTTGGTCACCGTATCCAATGATGCATGGTTCACAGGAACGGCAGGACCTTGGCAACATTTACAGATGGTGCAAATGCGTGCCAAAGAAAATGGTCGTTGGATTATTCGTGCCACCAATACGGGTATTACTGCGTTTATCGATGAAAATGGTCATATTGTAAAACAAGCACCAATCGATCAGCCTGCGGTACTGCGAGGTGAACTCCCAGCCATGCAAGGTCAAACTTGGTATAGCCGTTTCAGTGATTGGCCGATTTTAATGTTCTCAAGCTTATTATTATTGCTTGGCTGGTTTTATCGACCACGTGTCATCGACGTTTCATTTAAATCTCGTCGTTAA
- a CDS encoding tRNA-binding protein, which translates to MELIEWNDFLKVELRVGRIVQATVFEKARKPAYILHVDFGEELGVRKSSAQITKLYQPDELIGKLVVAVVNFPKKQIGPIQSECLVTGFHNADGDVVLCVPDLDVPLGTKLL; encoded by the coding sequence ATGGAACTGATTGAGTGGAATGATTTTTTGAAAGTTGAGTTACGTGTTGGGCGTATTGTTCAAGCAACGGTTTTTGAAAAAGCGCGTAAGCCTGCTTATATTTTACACGTCGACTTTGGTGAAGAACTTGGGGTGCGAAAATCTAGTGCTCAAATTACCAAACTGTATCAACCAGATGAACTGATCGGGAAGTTGGTGGTCGCTGTGGTTAATTTTCCAAAAAAACAAATTGGCCCAATTCAATCGGAGTGCTTAGTGACTGGCTTTCACAATGCCGATGGGGATGTTGTGTTATGCGTACCTGATTTGGATGTGCCACTTGGGACTAAACTACTTTAA